In the genome of Spirochaetia bacterium, one region contains:
- a CDS encoding 3-ketoacyl-ACP reductase produces the protein MKKTAIVTGGSKGIGFAIARQLGLDGYNIAIIARSTEEKNQENLAVLSGQGTPWLYVQGSIDSREDRQRLLGRTVERFGGVHLLVNNAGVAPLSRTDLLEMSEESFDRVIGINTKATMFLTQLVAKQMLKQKAFGNRRGTIINVSSCSAVVSSTNRGEYCVSKAGVSMLTTLYADRLAREGILVHEVRPGVIATDMTSGVKEKYDALFASGAFPIARWGTPEDVANAVSALASEKFLYTTGNYIDIDGGFHIRHL, from the coding sequence ATGAAAAAAACAGCTATCGTTACCGGCGGCAGCAAAGGTATCGGTTTTGCCATTGCCAGGCAACTTGGCCTTGATGGTTATAATATTGCCATCATTGCCAGGAGTACAGAGGAAAAGAACCAAGAAAATCTTGCTGTCCTGTCCGGGCAGGGAACGCCTTGGCTCTATGTACAGGGAAGTATTGACAGCCGGGAAGACCGCCAACGGTTGCTTGGCCGTACGGTTGAGAGATTCGGCGGTGTGCATCTTTTGGTCAACAATGCCGGTGTGGCTCCGTTATCCAGGACTGATTTGCTTGAGATGAGCGAAGAAAGCTTTGACAGGGTGATCGGGATCAACACCAAGGCAACCATGTTCCTGACCCAATTGGTAGCCAAGCAGATGCTGAAGCAGAAAGCATTCGGCAACAGACGTGGTACCATCATAAATGTGTCTTCCTGCTCAGCTGTAGTTTCTTCGACAAACAGGGGGGAATATTGTGTTTCCAAGGCCGGAGTTTCCATGCTTACGACGCTTTATGCGGACAGGCTGGCCCGTGAAGGCATACTGGTCCATGAAGTACGGCCGGGTGTCATTGCAACCGATATGACCAGCGGCGTCAAGGAAAAATATGATGCTTTGTTTGCCTCCGGAGCATTCCCGATTGCACGTTGGGGTACTCCCGAGGATGTTGCCAATGCAGTTTCTGCCTTGGCAAGCGAGAAATTTCTGTATACAACCGGAAATTATATAGATATTGACGGTGGATTTCATATCCGACATCTGTGA
- a CDS encoding FAD-binding protein, with amino-acid sequence MTRCTVHAGKYEIPVYTLNTLIIGTGAAGFNAADRLYGSGQHDIAIVSEHVGSGTSRNTGSDKQTYYKLTLSGEQGDSVRAMASDLFKGGCIDGDIALCEAALSTQCFMHLVDLGVPFPRNRYGEFIGYKTDHDPRQRATSVGPYTSKVMTECLEKTVRDRHIRIFDGLLVVRIFVYGGKVEGVLCLDVSDTSRVGFVAFDCTNLLYATGGPAGMYADSVYPFSQHGATGIAFEAGVAGRNLTEWQYGIASVKPRWNVSGTYMQVLPRFISTDEHGGDEKEFLSGCFTDKGDMLTRIFLKGYQWPFDVRKIEGSSLIDLLVYQETLRGRRVFLDFRSNPGNVPVDFSLLSAEARAYLEKAGVCFGTPVERLGKMNAPALDFYASRGVDLSRQPLEVALCAQHNNGGLAVDSWWQTNIGHFFAAGEVCATHGIYRPGGSALNAGQVGSLRAAQFIAVRCSEEPLSVGSFMEHNGSSMSEMIELGIAASGDIDTVTDCWNRATARMSHVGAAIRDKEAMQAAIGEIKDELEHFKERVKAPLPKLSKVFSLRDVLLSQYVYLNAMVDYCHNGGKSRGSALYTDDKGMLPYDNLPEKFRFILDDGGLSSQVQETYYENGHCRFRWRPVKPIPPADDFFETVWQRFRKDGNIW; translated from the coding sequence GTGACAAGATGCACGGTACATGCAGGGAAGTATGAAATTCCTGTATACACACTCAATACTCTTATCATTGGGACCGGGGCGGCTGGTTTCAATGCTGCCGACCGCCTGTATGGGTCGGGTCAGCATGATATAGCAATTGTCAGCGAGCATGTCGGTTCCGGTACTTCAAGAAATACCGGTTCAGACAAACAGACTTATTACAAACTGACATTGTCAGGCGAACAAGGTGACAGTGTCCGTGCAATGGCTTCTGATTTGTTCAAAGGTGGTTGCATCGACGGTGATATTGCTTTGTGCGAAGCGGCACTTTCGACACAGTGCTTCATGCATCTGGTAGATCTTGGTGTTCCCTTTCCCCGTAACCGTTATGGGGAGTTCATCGGATATAAGACCGACCATGACCCCCGGCAGCGGGCGACAAGTGTCGGACCTTATACTTCCAAGGTTATGACTGAGTGTCTTGAAAAGACGGTACGTGACAGACACATCAGGATCTTTGATGGTTTGCTTGTCGTGAGGATTTTTGTCTACGGTGGCAAAGTGGAAGGAGTCCTTTGTCTTGATGTGTCTGATACATCCCGCGTGGGGTTCGTTGCCTTTGACTGTACCAATCTTCTCTATGCGACAGGAGGACCTGCCGGCATGTATGCTGACAGCGTATATCCGTTCAGTCAGCACGGTGCAACCGGCATCGCATTTGAAGCCGGTGTTGCAGGACGTAATCTTACCGAATGGCAGTATGGGATTGCTTCAGTCAAGCCTCGTTGGAATGTTTCGGGGACCTATATGCAGGTTCTTCCCCGTTTCATTTCCACTGATGAGCATGGTGGGGATGAAAAGGAATTCCTTTCTGGTTGCTTTACCGATAAAGGTGATATGCTTACAAGGATTTTCCTGAAGGGCTACCAATGGCCGTTTGATGTCCGGAAGATTGAAGGTTCTTCCTTGATTGATCTCCTTGTCTATCAGGAAACGCTCAGAGGCCGGAGGGTTTTCCTTGATTTCCGGTCAAATCCCGGTAATGTCCCCGTTGATTTTTCTTTGCTGTCTGCTGAGGCCCGTGCATATCTTGAGAAAGCTGGAGTCTGTTTCGGCACGCCTGTGGAACGTCTTGGCAAGATGAACGCACCGGCTTTGGATTTCTATGCTTCACGTGGGGTTGACCTTTCAAGGCAACCGCTTGAAGTTGCCCTCTGTGCACAGCACAACAATGGAGGACTTGCCGTTGACAGCTGGTGGCAGACCAATATCGGTCATTTTTTCGCAGCAGGGGAGGTCTGCGCTACCCATGGCATTTATCGCCCGGGAGGCAGTGCATTGAATGCTGGACAAGTAGGTTCATTGAGGGCTGCACAGTTTATTGCTGTACGATGCAGTGAAGAACCTCTTTCCGTTGGAAGTTTCATGGAACATAACGGCAGCAGCATGTCTGAAATGATTGAACTTGGCATTGCTGCTTCAGGAGATATTGATACGGTAACTGATTGCTGGAACCGTGCAACGGCAAGAATGAGCCATGTGGGAGCGGCTATACGAGATAAGGAAGCGATGCAGGCTGCCATAGGTGAAATCAAAGATGAACTGGAACATTTCAAGGAGCGGGTCAAGGCCCCTCTGCCGAAGCTATCCAAGGTCTTTTCCTTGCGGGATGTCCTGCTGAGCCAGTATGTGTATCTGAATGCCATGGTCGATTACTGTCACAATGGGGGAAAGAGCCGGGGCAGTGCCTTGTACACCGATGATAAAGGTATGCTTCCATATGATAACCTACCGGAAAAATTCCGATTTATCCTTGATGACGGCGGGCTGTCGTCACAGGTCCAGGAAACATACTATGAAAACGGACATTGTCGTTTCCGCTGGCGTCCTGTCAAGCCTATACCTCCTGCAGATGATTTCTTTGAAACTGTCTGGCAAAGGTTCCGAAAGGACGGAAATATCTGGTAA
- a CDS encoding flavin oxidoreductase/NADH oxidase, with translation MKHEKFHYKNVEDILAAADKLSVHLPFAKDTSILKTPLKVNGTLTLQNRMGIAPMEGADSYEDGSPSELTTTRYVNEAIGGSAIIWFEAISIVPEGRSSSHQLMLDKNNLEAYKKFTRTIKEAGIKANGFAPYLVMQANHSGRYSNPNDKAAPLIAYRHPIYEKLRGADDSCIVSDAYLESLEEKFGEASKLAKEAGFDAVDIKSCHGYLLAELLSAYNRPGLYGGSLENRTRLLRNGISAAKVYEDKDFMVTARLGIYDGFAWPYGFGVKQGEGKKPDFSEPISLVRTLHETYGLNLVDLTMGNPYVSIHVTRPFDMGKYVPDEHPLEGEARMINGIGEIKKAVPDLKILASAPSYLRQFSDLYSAGAIEEGLCDGMLFGRMSFADPAFPNQIIHDGRIDASKTCVTCGKCGDLIRAKKPTGCVIRNSKMYLGYYKEYLAENK, from the coding sequence ATGAAACACGAAAAATTCCATTACAAGAATGTTGAAGATATCTTGGCGGCTGCAGACAAGTTGTCTGTACATTTGCCCTTTGCAAAAGATACTTCAATACTGAAGACTCCATTGAAGGTCAATGGGACATTGACGTTGCAGAATCGTATGGGTATAGCTCCCATGGAAGGGGCTGATTCCTATGAGGACGGTTCTCCGTCCGAACTTACGACTACCCGTTATGTCAATGAAGCCATCGGCGGCAGTGCAATCATTTGGTTTGAGGCTATTTCGATTGTTCCTGAAGGACGTTCCAGTTCCCATCAGCTGATGCTGGATAAAAACAATCTGGAGGCATACAAGAAATTTACCCGGACGATCAAGGAAGCCGGTATCAAGGCGAATGGCTTTGCTCCTTATCTGGTCATGCAGGCAAACCATAGCGGCCGTTATTCCAATCCGAATGACAAGGCTGCCCCTCTCATTGCATACCGCCATCCTATCTATGAAAAGCTTCGTGGTGCAGATGATTCCTGCATCGTGTCGGATGCATATCTGGAAAGTCTGGAAGAAAAATTCGGGGAAGCTTCCAAACTTGCAAAGGAAGCCGGGTTCGATGCCGTCGACATCAAATCCTGCCATGGATATCTGCTTGCAGAACTTCTTTCTGCCTACAACAGGCCGGGGCTGTATGGTGGTTCCTTGGAAAATAGGACCCGATTGCTTCGCAACGGTATTTCCGCTGCAAAAGTCTATGAAGACAAGGATTTCATGGTAACTGCCCGTCTTGGCATTTATGACGGGTTTGCGTGGCCCTATGGATTCGGGGTCAAGCAGGGCGAAGGCAAAAAGCCTGATTTCTCTGAACCGATTTCCTTGGTAAGGACACTGCATGAAACCTATGGATTGAACTTGGTAGACCTTACCATGGGAAATCCTTACGTAAGCATCCATGTGACCAGGCCTTTTGATATGGGCAAGTATGTGCCTGATGAACATCCTCTTGAAGGCGAAGCAAGGATGATCAACGGTATCGGGGAAATAAAGAAAGCTGTGCCTGATTTGAAGATTTTGGCTTCTGCACCTTCTTATCTGCGTCAATTCTCTGATTTATATTCTGCCGGTGCAATTGAAGAGGGATTATGTGATGGCATGCTGTTTGGTCGGATGTCCTTTGCTGATCCAGCTTTTCCCAATCAGATCATCCACGATGGCCGTATCGATGCTTCCAAGACTTGCGTAACCTGCGGCAAATGCGGTGATTTGATCAGGGCGAAGAAACCTACGGGCTGTGTGATACGGAATTCCAAGATGTATCTTGGTTACTACAAGGAATACCTGGCAGAGAACAAGTGA